A window of Nocardiopsis sp. Huas11 genomic DNA:
ACGCAGGACCGCCTGGCCAAGGAACAGGAGTTGCTCGAGCGGCTCCGCGCGATCGACGCCTCCACGCCCACCGGCTGGCAGGACGTCCTGCGCATCGTCGAACTCATGCGGGAACTCGACTCGCCCAGCGCCGCGCGCAGGCAGCAGGCCGTCCTGGCCGACGACGCGTCGGCCTCCCCCGAACTGCTCGCCGGGGCGGTCCTGCACGAGACCGATCCCCATGTCGCGGGTGCCCTGCGCTGGGCGCTCGCCCGTTCGGGCGGCGGCGTGGCCGAGCTGGCGGCGGGTGCACGCTCGGAGGACGCCGACACCCGGCGGCGCGCTGTGCTGGCGATCGCCGGGATGCCGGACGCCCCGGGGGCGGTCGAGGTGCTCACCGACGCCCTCCGGGACACGGACACGACGGTGCGCGGGCACGCCGCGCTGGCCCTGGGCCGACGGGGCGTGGCCGCGGCGGTCCCCACGCTCGTCGGCATGGTGGTCGTGGGCGCCAACGACGTGGAGGCCGCGGAGGTTCTGGGACTGCTGTCGCAGGACCCCGAACGCGCGGGCCGGATCACGACCGCACTGGCCGACGAGCTCGCCGCGCCCACCGCGGACGCCGCGACGCGGATCCGCCTCACCCAGGCGCTGGTCGAGCTCGCGGGAACCACCGGGTTGGAGATCCTGCGCCGACTGGCACACGACGACGACCACGCCGTCGCCCGCGTGGCCTCGGCTCTGGTCGGTGTGCTCGAAGCACGGTCCCCCGACCCCTGAGCCGAGTCCGGACGTCGAGGCCGCCGCCCCGCGCGTGAGCCGGGGCGGTGACCGTCGCGATCCGGTCAGGTGATGGTCGCGGTCCAGGCGGCCGCCCAGGTCCGGGCACCGATGAGGCCGTCGACGCCCAGCTGCTTCTCCCGCTGGAAGGCTCTGGTGACCGCCTCGGTCTGATCGCCGTACAGGCCGTCGGGCGTGATGACCCAGCCCCGGTCGCGCATCCTCCGCTGCCACCGGCGCAGGTCCTCACGGTGCGAGTAGTAGCCGCTGACCTGCCAGTCCGGCCCGCTTCTGGGGCCGAAGGCATGGCCGCTCGGCAGCGGGAACGGCGGCGCCTCGGTCCCAGGCCCGGGCGGCCGGGGCGGATCGGGAGCCGGTGCGGGCCGCTCGTCCTCGTCGGGGGCGTCGTCGCCCCACTTCGCCGCCTTGCGGAACGTGCCGTCCCGCACCATGTCGTAGGCCTTCTGACCGGGGCAGGAGGTCGACACGAAGTCGCGGTGCCCCTTGACCGTGCCGGCGATCGACGACTGCGGCTCCATGAGCCAGGCCCGCAGCTGACGGACCGCGTTGACCTGCGCGGCGGTGATCGGGTCCTTCGGGCCGGTCGCCAGTGAGCACGAGTAGTAGGTCGAGTTCCCGCCCGGCTGCGCGGCCTGGGTGCGGAACAGGCCGCGCCCCTCCATCACGTATCCATGTGCACAGCACATGAAGGAGTTTCCTGTGAAGTACACCGTCCCCTCCCGGCGGGCCAGCCAGGTGCCGTTCGGTGTCGTAGGGCACCAGATGTGGCCGGCGTAGGACTCACGAGAGACCCGGAAGACCGACTTCCGCGCGGCCGCCGCTCGGGGAGAGAAGTGGGTCTTCCGGCGCAGCTCTACTTTCCACATGTCGTACTTCGTGGACGCGTTGGGCGGACGACGACGCAGTGATGTCGCGTGTCCGGCCAGCGTCACCGCGAACTGGAACGCCTCCGCGGCCTCCCTGCTCTTCTGACTGAGTGCCTGCGCGTTGACCGTTCGGTTGTTGTGACCGTCGGCCATGAGAGAGACGGCGATGAACAGCTCGAGTTGGGCTCTGGTCAGGGAACGCATGAATGCGTACGTGGGAACGCGATCGGGTGCCTGTTCGAGCATCAGGCGGCCTGCGTCCACGGACAGGTGGAACTCGGTCAGCTGCCGATTCCGGGCCTCCTTCCACCGGGGGAGACCGTCCGACTGGCTGCCCGATCGGGGGAAGGATTCGCATGGCGGTCCGATGAGGACGTGCAGCGCGCTCCTGATCCGGGCCACGTGCTTCGGGTTCTTGGCGTGCGACTGGTAGATGGCCGCGGCAGTACTGGGGAGGCGGCTACGGCTCTGTGGCCTGATGTGCCCTTCGGTCCAGAACCACGCCACCAGTTCGACGAGGGCATCCGACCATTTGGGCTCGGTCGGCAGGTCGTCGCATGGAGCGGAGAGGGGGATGCGGTCCCAGTACGTGAGGCTTCCAGTCGTCGCCCACACACGCTCATGCCCTTGCTGCGTGCGCGGGGACCGTCCTGTGGCGGCCCACCTGCCGTCGGCTGACTTCTGACGCTGGGTTCCGGTCCGGCGGAAGTAGCGTTCAACTGGCCACCGGTGCTGAGCGGTGGTCAGGGAGGAGTGTTCCCGGCCCTCCATGCGGACGAGTTCGCGCGACTTCGCCGGAAACACGTTCACGGCCTCGATCGGCTGCCACTGCGACATGCCGGTCTCGTGGTCCAGAGTAAGGACGACGACGCCCTTCTCGATCTGACGGAAGTTCTTCCACCCGTCCTCGGTGAGGATCTCGGTGGCTTCGTCCACGCAGTACCCGATATCGGCCCAGCCCCTGCTCGGCCCGGTGTGGAAGGCACGCGTGCGCTTCCAGTAGGAGACGCACGCCGAGTGCGGCTTGTCGGCGAGCCCCTGGTCGGTGCTGTCGTAGTGGATGACCAGCCCGGAGCGGGGGTTGGCCGACGAAGCGGGCGAATGCGGTGACCATCCGAAGTCGCTTCGCCACTGAAGCTTGTCCGGTTCGGGCATGGCGCCTCCAGGGGCGGAAGAGGAGGAAGGGGGAACTGTGAGAGAGCCGTCACGTTTCGTAATGAATAATACCCAGGGGAAGGCCTCTATCACTGCGGGTGAGTAAAAGCTGTGGACACGCCGATGGCCGGCGGTGCGAAGACGCCTCTGACCAGGCCCGAGTCAACCGTGCGTGCGTGGACCGCGTCCTATAGGTCCATCCCCCATGATGAGGAGCCGTCCCCCATGCGCGTCGCCCTGCCCCTGATGACCGCCGCCGGGTTGCTCGCCGCCACGGCGTGCTCGAGCCAGGCCTACGACCAGGACGCCCACCGCCAGGCCCTGGAGGATCACGGTGTTTCGGTTCCCGAGGACATGAACGGCGTCACCGCGGCGGTGGAGGCCGCGTGCGAGTCCGACGACCCGTCCCTGGTCGTGTTCGACTTCCTCAACGAGGGCGGCAGCCCCGATGCGCTACGGATCGGGATCGAGCACATGTGCCCGGAACGCGTCGAGGAGTTCGAAGACGCCCTGACGTGACCGGCGGATTCTGACGCCGGGCCCCATCGCGCGTCCCGATTCGGGGGCCCGTCAAGTTCCCGCGCGACCGCGACGAGGTACGGACCCTCCGTGGCGAGCCGGACGGACTCGAGTTCGTCCGGTCCTGTGGTGTGCCCACGGGGAAGGTGGTGCCGGTGGTCGAACGCGGCCATGACCGGCGTCTATGGGTCGGGTTCGCCGTCGGTGAGCGACGTGAGCCGATGCTCCCGGAACGCACGTCTGTGGACGACGTACTTGTAGGTGCCCAAGACCAGGCAGATCAGCCAGGTGATGAGTACGTCCCACGCCATGAAGACGAAGGAGCCACCCACGTCCGGCTCCACCACGATGCAGATGGCGGCGCACACCACGACGACGCCGCTGATCAACACGAACCATGGGCGAGGTGGCTTGGGCTGCATGCGGTGGGGGACGTCCGCTCTGTGGTCGTGGTGGCGGGGGCGGGCTGATGTACGGCAGGGCCTGGTCTACGAGTAGAAGTGGTCCCAGTAGCCGTCCAGGCTCACGTTGAAGCTCTCCGGGTGGTTCTGGCTCAGGTGTTCGAAGCGTTCGCCCAGGGTCACGATGGTCTCGTGGATGGTCATGGGGCCGAACTGCTCCCGGATCGCCTGTGCCGCTTGGATGCGGCGGCCGTCGAAGAGCAGTTCGTCGACACGGTCCCACTCCTGTGGCACGGTCACTTCCTGAGGTTCGGTCGGCACGGTGGCCTCTCTCGGGCGGGTCGTCGGTCCACTCACTCCGGACACCACTACAGCAACCGTCTGGGGCGGGCACCACGGTCCCGGCCCCGCACGGGTCCTGGCGCGACCGATCCACAATGGCGCGTGTCGTGCCTCCGGCTCGACCAAGATGCACCGCCTACGCCGCATCCGGCGAGGACGTGGGGCTCTCCTCCTGGTCGTTGCGGCGGATCAGCCAGTAACTCACCGAGGACAGCACCAATATGGTCCCCGCGAAAAGCATGTATGGCCAGATCGGCTCACCCATGAGAGGACTGGCGATCACCAGAAGCCCCAGGGCACCCAGGAACATCGTTCCATGAGCCGCCCTCATCGTCAGGAGCAGGCGGGGACTGCGATCCGTCACGAGTGCTCCTGCCGGGTGGCCGTGGGGGCGGGCTGATGTCGGCGCCTGTCGGTAAGTCGACACGAGGCGAACAGGTGGTGCAACCCCCTGGATCGCGAGGTCGCCGCCGACCGGGGAGTGCGCGTTCGCCCCGGTGCCCCTTCGGCGCACGGACCTCACCACCACCGAGGTCTTCGACGTTCCGACGGAGCCCTGAACGGGCCTCCCCGAAAGACGGCACACAAGAAGCCGCCCGAGCTGCTTTCGCGGTTCGGGCGGCTTCTCCACTGTCTCAAGGTGGTGCACTCGGGAGGACTCGGACCCCTGACCTCCTGATCCGTAGTAATCCCATCACCCATGAATAAGCCAGGTCAACGGTGTCACATCGGCCCTGCAGGGCCACCCCTCGCCGCGTATGCGCCACGCCGCCGCAATCCGTCAGCGAGGCGGATTCCGAGGCCTCTGCTCACGTCAAGCCCTCCACGGCGTGGAGACCGGTTCGAGTCCCATGACCGACGTCGGAGTGCGAGCGGGGGTTGGCCTTGCGCCGTCCGTCCCGGGCTGGGACGGACGAGTCGC
This region includes:
- a CDS encoding MerR family transcriptional regulator; the encoded protein is MLIGEVARLSGVSSRMLRHYDSLGLVRPTGRTAGGYREYSAEDVRRIFHVESLRSLGLSLKEIGRALADPAFTPAALVGDLIRRTQDRLAKEQELLERLRAIDASTPTGWQDVLRIVELMRELDSPSAARRQQAVLADDASASPELLAGAVLHETDPHVAGALRWALARSGGGVAELAAGARSEDADTRRRAVLAIAGMPDAPGAVEVLTDALRDTDTTVRGHAALALGRRGVAAAVPTLVGMVVVGANDVEAAEVLGLLSQDPERAGRITTALADELAAPTADAATRIRLTQALVELAGTTGLEILRRLAHDDDHAVARVASALVGVLEARSPDP
- a CDS encoding peptidoglycan-binding protein; its protein translation is MPEPDKLQWRSDFGWSPHSPASSANPRSGLVIHYDSTDQGLADKPHSACVSYWKRTRAFHTGPSRGWADIGYCVDEATEILTEDGWKNFRQIEKGVVVLTLDHETGMSQWQPIEAVNVFPAKSRELVRMEGREHSSLTTAQHRWPVERYFRRTGTQRQKSADGRWAATGRSPRTQQGHERVWATTGSLTYWDRIPLSAPCDDLPTEPKWSDALVELVAWFWTEGHIRPQSRSRLPSTAAAIYQSHAKNPKHVARIRSALHVLIGPPCESFPRSGSQSDGLPRWKEARNRQLTEFHLSVDAGRLMLEQAPDRVPTYAFMRSLTRAQLELFIAVSLMADGHNNRTVNAQALSQKSREAAEAFQFAVTLAGHATSLRRRPPNASTKYDMWKVELRRKTHFSPRAAAARKSVFRVSRESYAGHIWCPTTPNGTWLARREGTVYFTGNSFMCCAHGYVMEGRGLFRTQAAQPGGNSTYYSCSLATGPKDPITAAQVNAVRQLRAWLMEPQSSIAGTVKGHRDFVSTSCPGQKAYDMVRDGTFRKAAKWGDDAPDEDERPAPAPDPPRPPGPGTEAPPFPLPSGHAFGPRSGPDWQVSGYYSHREDLRRWQRRMRDRGWVITPDGLYGDQTEAVTRAFQREKQLGVDGLIGARTWAAAWTATIT